In Pelobacter propionicus DSM 2379, the genomic window AGCCAGCAATCAGCCTGACGATCTCCAATTATTCTAACAAACGAGGGAAAATATGCAGATAACGACACTCACAAGGACATTCAAGTACAACGGTGCAACGCTTCGTGACCCTGACCCGAAGCAGACCCCTGAACAGGTGAAAGAGTTCTATTCTATGGCCTATCCCGAATTGACCACGGCTGTTGTTGAGGGGCCGGAAGAAAATAACGGTCAACTCCAGTATTCCTTTCGGAAAGGCGCAGGGACAAAAGCCTAGAGATGCAGAAACTTAGAGCAAAACTGGCGGCAACAGCCAGAGGCGAAGCACAGTATATCGAGAGGGGGGCGGGTGTATGCTTGGCACAGCAAACAGAGAATCAGGGTATCGCCGCAAAAGCACTTACACGCGCTTTAAAGCCCAAACAGGGAAAGGAAAGATCATCGAGCCGGTTGCTACCCCCGTGGCAACTTCTCCCCCCTCTTTTCTGAGCCTCCCCAATATTCCCAAGTCAGTTCCCAGGTTGTATGAGTTTGATACAGCTAGCACATGCGTGGCCAATATAGCGTTGCATCTACTAGATCTTGGAGTGGTAACAGAATCGGAAGCGATTATGCCACTTCAAGATATTGTAAAGCAATCACTCAACAGATGGTGTCGAAGCAAGACTAAAGACTTGGAGTGCTTTTCTCCAATTCTAATGGTAAGCGATACATTTGCAGGGATAGGTGGATATGCTGTTGACGCAGACACAGTTCTTGAACAGGAATCAATTACTCCAGAAACTTCTATTGTTGCATTAGGTATTACATTCGATAATACCAAATGTTTTACACTCAAAGACAAATGCGACACTCTCCACACAGTAGAGCCTGACTTCATTGAGTTTGTCATACAAAAACTATATCATTCATTATGCGTTATGTTTGCCGTTACACCGGAACTAGCTCATGACACAGCGGATATGTTCTATTGGGATTGTTACGATGACTCTGATGAAGAACCGTATGTTACTAAAGAAGAATTTTACAAGATCATACCTGAGTGGGTTGCCAATCCAACATATAAAGAAGGTTGGGTAAAAGAGTTTGATCGATGCCTTGAACATGACAACGAAAATATCAGAAAGATAGCTCAACACATCTTGACTTGGCAAGATATTGAACATACCAGAAAGAGTGACGTTCTTCCTTATTATCCAGATCAAGTAAGCGATGATGGTTGTACTACCATACAGAACGGAACTTGGATATCGTGGGACGAAAACGAACTTTTTGATAGAATAATAGACGACTGGGGCGAATACCACTACCAGACAAGCACAACAGACCTCAATAACTTTTTTGTTGTCCCTGCCACCAAACAGGGAATCGAAAAAGGACTAACTTTACTAGAATACTATTTTGTAAGGCTAGAATGGGCAGATAAACTACTAAGACTTGTTGGTAAAATACGATAAGCACTAATAAAAGAAAATATTAAGGACAACGGTGATGGTACGAACACACTTTGAAGATACAGCAAAAATGACACTGAACAAGGCAATTCTGCTGTACGAAGGCGATGGTCACTCCTTTGCAACTATTCACAATGTTGTCATAGAAGGCAAAACCAAACAGAGCCTCGGAGCAGGTCATCCGGTCGATGTTGAAATGCTCGGTACTCTCATTAATGCCTTGGGTCGTAATGTTTCTATCGGTGGTTATTTGCCTCCCAATATCCTTTCTGTTGGTTTTGATTCGATGGTGTGGTGGGTTAAGCCGTCAAAGCGGAGGGTTTTTTTCAAGACAAACGAAGAGATAATTGGGGAACGTTCCGAAGTAGTGCCTCACCCCGGCCTTGTGTTTGGAGTCAACGGCAGTGGAGTATGGGCTGTCTGTGCAGTAAAAGGCAACACCAGACCAACAGAAGATACACCTATCTGGCAAGCGCCGTATTTCAATGTGTGGAGCAGTGGAAATATTTGCACAGGTACTATCGAGACACCAAAAAGCGTAGCGGTGACAGAAACGGGAAAATGGGAAGAGTGCTTCTTTTCATCCTATTTCAGCCACCCCAATGCTCATGGCTCTAGGCAACTGATAAATAGCAGAATCAATCCTTATCAATTCTGGAAAACGGTGTTGGACGGAAAATATAAAACTTTTCCTACACAGAAACTTGTCCAGACAAACAAAACACTTAAAGATTTCATCAAAACAATAAATGGGAGCGACAGATGAAGCGCCACACAACTGACTGGAAACTGCTTAGTCGTCAGGTAAATGTTGCACTTGTTGGTTGTGGAGGGGTAGGAGCAAGCGTTTTACCCGGCCTTGCAAAACTACACACGGCTATTACCGCCCTTGGTCATCCCGGTGGACTGCACGTTACAGTTTATGATCCCGATACGGTTTCAAAATCCAATATTGGCCGACAGAACTACTCTCCATCCG contains:
- a CDS encoding PRTRC system protein C, with the protein product MQITTLTRTFKYNGATLRDPDPKQTPEQVKEFYSMAYPELTTAVVEGPEENNGQLQYSFRKGAGTKA
- a CDS encoding PRTRC system protein B; its protein translation is MVRTHFEDTAKMTLNKAILLYEGDGHSFATIHNVVIEGKTKQSLGAGHPVDVEMLGTLINALGRNVSIGGYLPPNILSVGFDSMVWWVKPSKRRVFFKTNEEIIGERSEVVPHPGLVFGVNGSGVWAVCAVKGNTRPTEDTPIWQAPYFNVWSSGNICTGTIETPKSVAVTETGKWEECFFSSYFSHPNAHGSRQLINSRINPYQFWKTVLDGKYKTFPTQKLVQTNKTLKDFIKTINGSDR